Genomic DNA from Euzebyales bacterium:
GCGCGGACTCGGTCCCCGCGCCGCCAGCGAGCAGGACCGCGGTGACGTCGAGGAAGCTCGACAGCGCGTGGACGAACTCCGCGCGACGCTCGGCCGCGAGCCCCCGCAGCTCGATGTCGGGTGTCACGAACCCGATCAGCGCCAGGCAGAGCGACACCATGGCGACAGCGCCCGGACGGACGCCGACACCGGCGAGCGCGGACACCCCGGAGGCGGCGGCGGGCAGCGCGGCGAGCGTCATGGCGGCACTGAGCTTGCGGACCGCATGCCGTTCGGGTGTCCGCCCGACGAGCTCAAGGTCCGCTGCCGGTGCCCGGTCTGCGGCCCACGACGACAGGGCGGCGATCTTGGCCCGGCGACGTGACGGCCGGTCATCGGAACGCACGGGGCCGGGACGGTCGAGCGCCGCGAGGGCACCGCGGAGTCCGGGGGGTCGCGGCCGCAGGCTGCGGACGAGCAGCGTGACACCCAGGCCCAGCCCCGCGCCGAGCAGCAACACCACGCTCATGCCCGTCGTCCTGAGTCGGCACCCGGCGCCTGCGCCAGCAGTCGCGCCGAGGGCAGGTCGATGCGGTCCAGGCGTCCCAGCAGCATGAGCGACGACGCGACCACCCCACCGACGACGGCGAGCCACAGCTGGCCCTCGACCGTGCCGTACGGCGCGAGGTAGTCGGCACTGAACGTGAGCAGGGCGCCGCAGAACACGGCCGTGATGATCAGGACCAGACGGGTCGCCGAGCGGACGTGGGCACGTCCCGCATCGACGCTCGCCCCCATGGCGACCTGCGCCCTGGTGGCCTCGACGAGCGCGGCCAGCAACCGGCTGAGGTCCCGTGTCTCGTGCTCCCCCGCGGTGATCAGTGCCGCTGCGAGCAGGTCAGCCGTCGGATCGTCGACGTCGTCGGCGAAGCCGCGCATCGCGTCTGCCATCCTCTGGTGCTCGAGCCGCCCCGCCAGCCTCATGACCGCGGGCGCGATCACCGGTGGAGGCCGGCGCGCGGTGACGACGATCGCCTCCTCGAGGCCGGCCGCGCCGGCCATCGTGTCACGCAGCATCTC
This window encodes:
- a CDS encoding type II secretion system F family protein, with product MSVVLLLGAGLGLGVTLLVRSLRPRPPGLRGALAALDRPGPVRSDDRPSRRRAKIAALSSWAADRAPAADLELVGRTPERHAVRKLSAAMTLAALPAAASGVSALAGVGVRPGAVAMVSLCLALIGFVTPDIELRGLAAERRAEFVHALSSFLDVTAVLLAGGAGTESALHAAASLGDAWPQQRLRAALDRCRLTGQTPWEVLGLLGDRLQIDELSQLATSLQLAGEQGARVRITLTERARALRSAQLTAVETRARAVTEQMSVPVALLAVAFMLFVGFPAVWVVLGEL